In the genome of Desulfovibrio desulfuricans, one region contains:
- a CDS encoding SPOR domain-containing protein, producing MAAPLRKPRKSVVSQPSGEKRRFVIRLSGPMAALLGTILAVAVGWSFFMGFMVGRGQNPETRVEQMTSMISKDSAPGKGKPAQQEVPAPAAAAAETADAQAPTADAAAPPATAAPDQPGKPADGKGQKAAAPQAQQAPQAPAYPFSQPSPNSMAAWGIKPGANQAGAQAGAQTGAQNGAQAAKPAPAKTGPQFDYVYQVAAFKSDEDADKLRTRLEGKGLHTRTQKSGKLVLVLVNMRGTEDDAFNLREDLRHMRLGVPIQVSQKPVSSKPQKTGR from the coding sequence ATGGCCGCCCCCTTACGTAAACCCCGCAAATCTGTCGTTTCCCAGCCTTCGGGCGAGAAGCGCCGCTTTGTTATCCGCCTTTCGGGGCCAATGGCCGCGCTGCTGGGAACCATCCTGGCGGTCGCTGTGGGCTGGTCGTTTTTTATGGGCTTTATGGTCGGGCGCGGGCAAAACCCCGAGACCCGCGTCGAGCAGATGACCAGTATGATCTCCAAGGATTCCGCCCCGGGCAAGGGCAAACCCGCTCAGCAGGAGGTTCCTGCGCCAGCTGCTGCTGCGGCGGAAACCGCCGACGCACAGGCCCCGACGGCTGACGCAGCTGCGCCCCCGGCTACGGCGGCCCCTGACCAGCCCGGCAAACCCGCCGACGGCAAGGGGCAAAAAGCGGCGGCCCCGCAGGCCCAACAAGCTCCGCAGGCCCCGGCCTATCCCTTTTCGCAGCCTTCGCCCAACAGCATGGCGGCGTGGGGCATCAAACCTGGCGCCAATCAGGCGGGAGCACAGGCGGGGGCACAGACGGGCGCGCAAAACGGTGCGCAGGCCGCCAAGCCAGCCCCGGCAAAAACCGGGCCGCAATTCGATTACGTGTACCAGGTGGCGGCGTTCAAGTCTGACGAAGACGCCGACAAGCTGCGCACGCGTCTCGAGGGCAAGGGGCTGCATACCCGCACCCAGAAAAGCGGCAAGCTCGTGCTTGTGCTGGTCAACATGCGCGGCACGGAAGACGACGCCTTCAACCTGCGTGAAGACCTGCGCCACATGAGGCTTGGCGTGCCCATTCAGGTTTCGCAAAAACCGGTTTCAAGCAAACCGCAAAAAACCGGGCGGTGA
- a CDS encoding MlaE family ABC transporter permease: protein MTATESFGDFLRKIGRPCLRGVDALGGTALFMFEGLAQMFASPKIFPRTMQQLYIIGSKSLFLIMLIGVFCGMVLGLQGYYTLVKFGSVGMLGSAVSLTLIRELGPVLTAIMLTGRAGSSMTAEIGVMRITDQIDALDVMDINSMGYLVSPRIVASLIAFPLLTAVFDVIGIIGGYLTGVLMLGINEGAYFYRITSSVTATDVNGGFIKAILFGLLVTTVCCRQGYFTNKRRDSVGPEAVGNATTSAVVISCVLILAADYIVTSFLL, encoded by the coding sequence ATGACGGCAACCGAATCTTTTGGCGATTTTCTGCGCAAGATCGGGCGACCCTGTCTGCGCGGCGTTGACGCCCTTGGCGGCACGGCCCTGTTCATGTTCGAAGGACTGGCGCAGATGTTTGCCAGCCCCAAGATCTTTCCGCGCACCATGCAACAGCTCTATATCATTGGTTCAAAATCGCTGTTTCTTATCATGCTCATCGGCGTATTTTGCGGCATGGTGCTTGGCCTGCAGGGCTATTACACCCTGGTGAAATTCGGCTCTGTGGGCATGCTGGGCTCCGCCGTGTCGCTGACGCTTATCCGCGAGCTTGGGCCAGTGCTCACGGCCATCATGCTTACGGGTCGCGCCGGGTCCTCCATGACGGCCGAGATCGGCGTAATGCGCATTACCGACCAGATAGACGCCCTGGACGTCATGGACATCAACTCCATGGGCTATCTGGTCAGCCCGCGCATTGTGGCCTCGCTCATCGCCTTTCCGCTGCTGACGGCGGTGTTTGACGTTATCGGCATCATCGGCGGCTACCTCACGGGCGTGCTCATGCTGGGCATCAACGAAGGCGCGTATTTTTACCGTATCACCAGCTCCGTGACCGCCACAGACGTTAACGGCGGCTTTATCAAAGCTATACTTTTCGGCCTGCTGGTCACCACCGTCTGCTGCCGTCAGGGCTACTTTACCAACAAGCGACGCGACAGCGTAGGCCCGGAGGCCGTGGGCAACGCCACAACCTCCGCAGTGGTCATCTCGTGCGTGCTTATCCTTGCAGCCGACTATATTGTAACCTCGTTTCTGCTCTAG
- a CDS encoding ACP S-malonyltransferase — translation MTQAVLLFPGQGSQESGMGRDLAEASSDAMNLWKQAERISGLPLREIYWEGDAAAMSDTRALQPALTVVNLNLWSAVAARASVRGAAGHSLGEFSAMAAAGVLSAESALELTALRGRLMAEADPDGKGGMAALLKLDQPAIEEIVAETVAQCGELLLVANYNTPGQLVISGAKAAVTLACQKAKERKGRGLELKVSGAFHSPMMAEANRELAPLLRKAVWSKPRFPVYCNAHGKAVTDGESARDSLLVQMTSSVLWIDTMRNQYADGARRWLELGPKAVLGKMVAPCLAGTAQAEDLAVELVNNAETASAFAG, via the coding sequence ATGACACAAGCCGTTCTGCTCTTTCCCGGCCAGGGCTCGCAAGAGTCGGGCATGGGCCGCGATCTGGCCGAGGCCTCTTCCGATGCCATGAACCTCTGGAAGCAGGCCGAGCGCATCAGCGGTCTGCCCCTGCGCGAAATTTACTGGGAAGGCGACGCTGCCGCCATGAGCGACACCCGCGCCCTGCAGCCCGCCCTGACCGTGGTGAACCTGAACCTCTGGAGCGCCGTTGCCGCGCGCGCCAGCGTGCGCGGCGCAGCCGGGCACAGCCTTGGCGAGTTCAGCGCCATGGCCGCCGCAGGCGTGCTGTCCGCCGAGAGCGCTCTTGAGCTCACCGCCCTGCGAGGCCGCCTTATGGCCGAGGCAGACCCCGACGGCAAAGGCGGCATGGCCGCCCTGCTCAAGCTCGACCAGCCCGCCATTGAAGAAATTGTGGCCGAAACAGTCGCCCAGTGCGGCGAACTTTTGCTGGTTGCCAACTACAACACCCCCGGCCAGCTTGTTATCAGCGGCGCCAAGGCAGCCGTAACCCTGGCCTGCCAGAAGGCCAAGGAGCGCAAGGGCCGTGGCCTTGAGCTCAAGGTCAGCGGCGCGTTTCACAGCCCCATGATGGCCGAGGCCAACAGGGAGCTTGCCCCCCTGCTGCGCAAGGCCGTGTGGAGCAAACCCAGATTCCCCGTGTACTGCAACGCCCATGGCAAGGCCGTGACCGACGGCGAGAGCGCCCGCGACAGCCTGCTTGTACAGATGACCTCGTCCGTGCTGTGGATAGACACCATGCGCAACCAGTATGCCGACGGCGCGCGCCGCTGGCTCGAGCTCGGCCCCAAGGCCGTACTGGGCAAAATGGTTGCGCCGTGCCTGGCCGGTACCGCTCAAGCGGAAGACCTTGCCGTCGAACTGGTCAACAATGCGGAGACCGCTTCGGCCTTTGCGGGATAG
- the argS gene encoding arginine--tRNA ligase — protein MRAIDTLRTALKGIIEEEGLAWPVKTVIEPPRDPKHGDLSVNSAMLLAREAKANPRELAQKFAQKLVERCPDVAHAEAAGPGFCNVTFTQDFWRGTVVDIESAGAEYGKSTGGAGKKVLLEYVSANPTGPLHVGHGRGAAVGDSLARLLRMAGYDVNTEYYINDAGRQMRLLGLSVWLRAKELAGMPVTWPEDYYKGDYIIDIAREMLDANPALVQLPDAEGQDVCYDKAMNDILNGIKADLNEFRVEHQRWFSEKTLVEGGAVAAAFKALDSAGYTYEKDNAYWFATENLGDDKNRVLRKSDGSLTYFASDIAYHHDKFQRGYDWLIDIWGADHHGYIPRMRAAITAMGKTQDSFDVVLIQLVNLLREGQPVSMSTRAGTFETLADVIKEVGVDAARFMFLSRKSDSPLDFDLELAKQRSLDNPVYYVQYAHARICAVLRRAEERGFALPGKADAALLQGLDTPEDMALLRKAATLEDMLASAAKSLGVHHVSTYLTELAGQLHSYYAKHQVLLADDAPRTLARLALLRSIGQVLRNGLDVLGVSAPESM, from the coding sequence ATGCGCGCCATTGATACCCTGCGCACGGCCCTGAAGGGCATTATTGAAGAAGAAGGCCTTGCCTGGCCCGTCAAAACCGTCATCGAGCCGCCCCGCGACCCCAAGCACGGCGATCTGTCTGTGAACTCCGCCATGCTGCTGGCCAGGGAGGCCAAGGCCAACCCCCGTGAGCTGGCGCAAAAATTTGCCCAGAAGCTCGTGGAGCGTTGCCCCGATGTGGCACATGCCGAGGCGGCTGGCCCCGGCTTTTGCAACGTGACCTTTACGCAGGATTTTTGGCGCGGCACTGTGGTGGATATTGAATCCGCCGGCGCGGAATACGGCAAGAGCACGGGCGGCGCGGGCAAAAAAGTGCTGCTGGAATACGTGTCGGCCAACCCCACCGGCCCCCTGCATGTGGGGCACGGGCGCGGCGCGGCCGTGGGCGACAGCCTTGCCCGCCTGCTGCGCATGGCCGGCTACGACGTAAATACGGAATATTACATCAACGACGCCGGTCGCCAGATGCGCCTGCTGGGCCTTTCGGTATGGCTGCGCGCCAAGGAACTGGCCGGCATGCCCGTTACCTGGCCCGAAGACTACTACAAGGGCGACTACATCATCGACATCGCCCGCGAGATGCTCGACGCCAACCCCGCCCTTGTGCAGCTGCCCGACGCCGAGGGACAGGACGTGTGCTACGACAAGGCCATGAACGACATCCTCAACGGCATCAAGGCCGACCTCAACGAATTTCGCGTTGAGCACCAGCGCTGGTTTTCCGAAAAAACACTGGTGGAAGGCGGGGCCGTGGCCGCCGCTTTCAAGGCGCTCGATTCCGCAGGCTATACCTACGAAAAAGACAATGCCTACTGGTTTGCCACCGAAAATCTCGGCGACGACAAAAACCGCGTGCTGCGCAAGTCTGACGGCAGCCTGACCTACTTTGCCTCCGACATCGCCTACCACCACGACAAGTTCCAGCGCGGCTACGACTGGCTCATCGACATCTGGGGCGCAGACCACCACGGCTACATCCCGCGTATGCGCGCGGCCATCACTGCCATGGGCAAAACGCAGGACAGCTTTGACGTGGTGCTTATCCAGCTGGTCAACCTGCTGCGCGAGGGTCAGCCCGTGAGCATGTCCACCCGCGCGGGCACGTTTGAAACCCTGGCCGACGTCATCAAGGAAGTGGGCGTGGACGCGGCGCGTTTCATGTTTCTTTCGCGCAAGAGCGACAGCCCGCTCGACTTTGACCTTGAGCTTGCCAAACAGCGCAGCCTCGACAACCCCGTGTACTATGTGCAGTACGCCCACGCGCGCATCTGCGCCGTGCTGCGCAGGGCTGAGGAACGCGGTTTTGCGCTGCCCGGCAAGGCCGATGCCGCCCTGCTGCAAGGGCTTGATACGCCAGAAGACATGGCCCTGCTGCGCAAGGCCGCAACGCTTGAAGACATGCTGGCCTCTGCCGCCAAATCGCTTGGCGTGCACCATGTGAGCACCTACCTTACAGAACTGGCCGGACAGCTGCACAGCTACTACGCCAAGCATCAGGTGCTGCTGGCCGACGACGCGCCGCGCACCCTGGCCCGCCTGGCCCTCCTGCGCTCCATCGGTCAGGTGCTGCGCAACGGCCTGGACGTACTTGGCGTAAGCGCTCCGGAGAGCATGTAG